In Microvirga sp. 17 mud 1-3, the genomic window GCAAGGAGCGGGCCCGGAACCTTCGAGAGCCTTGGCCATTTTCCCATCCGCCGTGCGGGCCGCGCGTCACGGCCCTGACCCGACGGAGAATCCCGACCATGTTCCGCCTGCCCCCCCTTTCGGCCGCCCTCGTCGTTCTGCTGACAATGGCGGGCGGGGCTTCGGCGGCACCCGCCGCCGTGACCACGCCGCCTGCTGCCCCGCTCTTCCACGGCCATTGGTGCGGTGCGGGCGACGAAAACCGGGCGGCGCCTGTCGACGCCCTGGATGCCGCCTGCCGGGCACATGACCTCTGCTACGAGCAGAGGGGGCGCGGCGCCTGCACCTGCGACAAGGCTTTCCTGAAGGCGACCGGCCG contains:
- a CDS encoding phospholipase A2 family protein, which translates into the protein MFRLPPLSAALVVLLTMAGGASAAPAAVTTPPAAPLFHGHWCGAGDENRAAPVDALDAACRAHDLCYEQRGRGACTCDKAFLKATGRLITNPKTDETLRSKAATANSLFSATPCVETGRKGARAARR